Proteins from a genomic interval of Phaseolus vulgaris chloroplast, complete genome:
- the rps7 gene encoding ribosomal protein S7, with protein MSRRGTAEEKTAKSDPIYRNRLVNMLVNRILKHGKKSLAYQILYRAMKNIQQKTETNPLSVLRQAIRGVTPDIAVKARRVGGSTHQVPVEIGSAQGKALAIRWLLGASRKRPGRNMAFKLSSELVDAAKGSGDAIRKKEETHRMAEANRAFAHFR; from the coding sequence ATGTCACGGCGAGGTACTGCAGAAGAAAAAACCGCAAAATCCGATCCAATTTATCGTAATCGATTAGTTAACATGTTGGTTAACCGTATTCTGAAACACGGAAAAAAATCATTGGCTTATCAAATTCTCTATCGAGCTATGAAAAATATTCAACAAAAGACAGAAACAAATCCACTATCTGTTTTACGTCAAGCAATACGTGGAGTAACTCCCGATATAGCAGTAAAAGCAAGACGCGTAGGCGGATCAACTCATCAAGTTCCCGTTGAAATAGGATCCGCACAAGGAAAAGCACTTGCCATTCGTTGGTTATTGGGGGCATCCCGAAAACGTCCGGGTCGAAATATGGCTTTCAAATTAAGTTCCGAATTAGTGGATGCTGCCAAAGGTAGTGGCGATGCCATACGCAAAAAGGAAGAGACTCATAGAATGGCAGAGGCAAATAGAGCTTTTGCACATTTTCGTTAA
- the ndhB gene encoding NADH dehydrogenase subunit 2 has translation MKAFHLLLFDGSLIFPECILIFGLILLLMIDSTSDQKDISWFYFISSTSLVMSITALLFRWREEPMIAFSGNLQTNNFNEIFQFLILLCSTLCIPLSVEYIECTEMAITEFLLFILTTTLGGMFLCGANDLITIFVALECFSLCSYLLSGYTKKDVRSNEATTKYLLMGGASSSILVHGFSWLYGSSGGEIELQEIVNGLINTQMYNSPGILIALLFITVGIGFKLSPAPSHQWTPDVYEGSPTPVVAFLSVTSKVAASASATRIFDIPFYFSSNEWHLLLEILAILSMILGNLIAITQTSMKRMLAYSSIGQIGYVIIGIIVGDSNGGYASMITYMLFYISMNLGTFACIVSFGLRTGTDNIRDYAGLYTKDPYLALSLALCLLSLGGLPPLAGFFGKLHLFWCGWQAGLYFLVSIGLLTSVVSIYYYLKIIKLLMTGRNQEITPHVRNYRRSPFRSNNSIEFSMIVCVIASTIPGISMNPIIEIAQDTLF, from the exons ATGAAAGCCTTTCATTTGCTTCTCTTCGATGGAAGTTTGATTTTCCCAGAATGTATCCTCATTTTTGGCCTAATTCTTCTTCTGATGATTGATTCAACCTCTGATCAAAAAGATATATCTTGGTTCTATTTTATCTCTTCAACAAGTTTAGTAATGAGCATAACGGCCCTATTGTTCCGATGGAGAGAAGAACCTATGATTGCCTTTTCGGGAAATTTACAAACGAACAATTTCAACGAAATCTTTCAATTTCTTATTTTACTATGTTCAACTCTATGTATTCCTCTATCCGTAGAGTACATTGAATGTACAGAAATGGCTATCACAGAGTTTCTCTTATTCATATTAACAACTACTCTAGGAGGAATGTTTTTATGCGGCGCTAACGATTTAATAACTATCTTTGTAGCTCTAGAATGTTTCAGTTTATGTTCCTATCTACTATCTGGATATACCAAGAAAGATGTACGGTCTAATGAGGCTACTACGAAATATTTACTCATGGGTGGGGCAAGCTCTTCTATTCTGGTTCATGGTTTCTCTTGGCTATATGGTTCATCCGGGGGAGAGATCGAGCTTCAAGAAATAGTGAATGGTCTTATCAATACACAAATGTATAACTCCCCAGGAATTTTAATTGCACTTTTATTCATCACTGTAGGAATTGGGTTCAAGCTTTCCCCAGCCCCTTCTCATCAATGGACTCCTGACGTATACGAAGGA TCTCCCACTCCAGTCGTTGCTTTTCTTTCTGTTACTTCGAAAGTAGCTGCTTCAGCTTCAGCCACTCGAATTTTCGATATCCCTTTTTATTTCTCATCAAACGAATGGCATCTTCTTCTGGAAATCCTAGCTATTCTTAGCATGATATTGGGGAATCTGATTGCTATTACCCAAACAAGCATGAAACGTATGCTTGCGTATTCGTCCATAGGTCAAATCGGATATGTAATTATTGGAATAATTGTTGGAGACTCCAATGGTGGATATGCAAGCATGATAACTTATATGCTGTTCTATATCTCGATGAATCTAGGAACTTTTGCTTGCATTGTATCATTTGGTCTACGTACCGGAACTGATAACATTCGAGATTATGCAGGATTATACACGAAAGATCCTTATTTGGCTCTCTCTTTAGCCCTATGTCTCTTATCCTTAGGAGGTCTTCCTCCACTAGCAGGTTTTTTCGGAAAACTTCATTTATTCTGGTGTGGATGGCAGGCAGGCTTATATTTCTTGGTTTCAATAGGACTCCTTACAAGTGTTGTTTCTATCTACTATTATCTAAAAATAATCAAGTTATTAATGACTGGACGAAACCAAGAAATAACTCCTCACGTGCGAAATTATAGAAGGTCCCCTTTCAGATCAAACAATTCCATCGAATTCAGTATGATTGTATGTGTGATAGCATCTACTATACCAGGAATATCAATGAACCCTATTATTGAAATTGCTCAGGATACCCTTTTTTAG